Sequence from the Argentina anserina chromosome 7, drPotAnse1.1, whole genome shotgun sequence genome:
CTCCTTAACctgaaaaagaatgaaaatcaattacaaaataatcaaaataaaaatagattcAATAAAGCCCAAAATGGGCAAGTTTCCTCAACTGGGGGCAtattatgtaaataaactgCAGGCACTAATATGATTACAAAAAGTAACAACAAGCAGAGAGAGAGCCTCTACCAGATCAGTTAGTTCACGAAGTGTAGCGTCCTTCCATGTATAGATTTGAACCTCATCCTTTGGCTCCTTGCCTCTCTCTGCAAAATCTTCAGCGACATGATGGCTTCCAGCCTATAAACACATCAAGAAAAAAAGTCATCAATTATGATCGTAACTTGTAAATGTGACTCACACAACTAAGAACTTCATCTACACTGAGCAAATATGACCCACCCTCTTGGCAGGATTATACAACAGAACCAATATCTGAATTTCAGAAAACCACACACCAGTTTCCGCAACTTGTTTCTATCAGACCCTACAACTTTCTAATCAATATATCATCATATCCTAATACCAACATTGCTGTGAATCACTAGGAAAGAACTTGTGAGTCTCACAAAGGTTTGCTCAACAATTAATGTATTGTTTAAGTGCAGAGATAATGCTATATCTATTTCTCATTCCTCAATCAAAACTCTcagcaaacaaaaaaacaaatcaaagggCACAGACCAATCAAATATTCAAAGTAAAGCTTAAAGCTTAAAACTTGGAAACCCAGAATCAAAACTGAGCATGGGTATTAGTAACATACCTTGGTGAATACTCGAAGCAATAAAGGGCAAGTCTGCAATTCAATAAACAATCAAAAATCACTAACAGTAAGAAGAACAAATCAACCAAAACATTATAACACAAAAGAGATAcacaaaagagagagaaagaaggaacCTTTTCGCGATCGACTGGGGGAAACCGAGGGCGAGGTCCTCTCTTGGGTTGTTGTGCTACTCCGGCCATCTCTCTCGTTATCTTTCCTTCTTAAAACTTCTGCTTCGGCTCTTACCAGTTCGTTGAGTCTGTTTTTATCGTATTTATTTTGAGATGAGAAATCTTTGGGCTAGGCAATTTGAGAAAAGTCCACAACGGCCCCGACCCAACAAGAACAATAAAAAGGAGATGAACAAatttataagaaaaaaaataaataaatgtttcggaagaattattattctagtTTTATGTGTGTTTTAACCTAATAAGTTTCTTATtatgagatagattagcatctctgtaatagattatgactccgaatcctacgggattgtggtttttgtaatgtctatatataggcccctatatcatttaataatacacaattatttcatcatccatcacgttatcacgcactttgccctaaaaccttGAATTTTTAGAGCCTTagaatttttctttctccacCGTCGGCCGCCTTAGTCCCCGACCTCCGACATCTTCCCGTCGGCGctcctcgtcggcgcagcccctgcccacCGCTCCTGCTCGCTGCCGTTGCAGCCCCATGCAGCCTCTGCCGGCCCTGCacccccctgcagcccccgcaacCTTCTGCCCGCAGCCCCTACAACCCCCCTGTAGCCCCTACCTGCAAccccccctgcagcccctgcccgcAACCCcctccgcagcccctgcacgcagccccgcagggtctccttCGCATTCGCTCCGTAAAAACAtattttgccccgcaagaccccgcatcaaatgattcaaaattgctcctcccgtaTATTCACGAAAGAAGCGCGAACTTCATAAGCAaagtcttcgctcaagagaagctactcccgtcttctacaaaccttcaacggtaaatttttcataaacgttcccgcttttgaacctatagatatattatatcgggtgCTATtagtcttcttcttgtctttattccgacctttcttataacgccgatgagactatagagggatgagtttcccctcttggtcgatgttttttgTATGACGGTCTTGGgagagtcacgattgttttgaaagggaagttaatcgattttcgtgtggtcgcctgagtgcaccgctgttttgggtgcgatcgtAAGTATCGCCGTTTGcattgatttttcttgtgaccatatacgtcaccccttctaattcctattatacttgaatctaatcgatttcgTATTcatttttgtagatgtcatcgccatctcgaccggaatttagccttcttgatctagaaggaaatgAATACCACCACTGGGTTTTCGACATGGAGCTCtctttcgagagccgagggatcgaaggcatgtttgccgaccctcctgctgatttctCACCCATGGCCAAGACTCaaactctcatcttcatgagacgtcagatccatgcaactctcaagaggcaatacttgaacgtaaaagatcctagaattgaccgttagatgggataacatccgtctattggactataagagagtggatgactttaatcaggatatgctattcCTAAAATCTGATCTTGGGAatgttggtgtcatcaagaccgacctagatcttctcaataagacattggacacatttccaatcaactatgagatTCAAGCTCttacgtaccgcactcatgtagaggaagggaagatccggtctttcgccgacttaatggcgctcttggctaagaaggagagacattctgagatcctCCTCAACAATAACAATAGATTTGTTGGCATTAAAAATATTTCTAAgccacagtctaactatgggaaagcttcTAAGCAAAAGAACCAATAAAGGAACTCTCCATACCAgtaccaaaacaacaactctcatggtgggaggcaacaaggccggtcTTGGCCCAAGTCCAACACTTGGActcgtgatggtggcggcacCGCACCCTCCGGGGGAAgccgtccccgtcccaaacctcaaggaggccgtgcgcctcctcatgcctccacttccggtaatggcaagtctccatgcttcaaatgtagctccttcaagcactttaatcgcgattggcGCGCTAGCAAATAGATGATCAAGACATATTCCgtctacaagaagtttctacaacccgaatcgaaccATGTGGATGGGGATCCTGAAGCCCaagccccttgcttctaaggcTAAGCATCTAGccgctaccatggatacttccgactttgattagtcgttttagcttctttagctttatgaatTCAAGAATTGTTATGgtcgaccgccattgttattttcattgactttgtaatagtttttgattttggaattataagttcatgtgtgatgtattaaagattgacattcaataaaaatttctcattttcttgcttacaagtcgatctctttgagaattttatttaccttacacttagcatgatgatcaacgtgtgaaACTcgcgtggtttttaaattggatgcttttgggttacatgggaccccagtagcactatattgtgaatttggaacttcaaatttggaaaacggacctcggaatgtcaaaaacgacgtcgtttggcCTTTGGCCgtacccggttactgttccagcgtttccggaacgttttccggcgtatTGGCCGCCTTCTGGCCACTTTTTGGCGTTTCCagcaccgccatccggtttCTGGCTGGCGTCCCCTGTCGAACCAGAAGCtctggcctccataccggccagctcCGGCCGCTGCCGGCCGGTTTTctggcaatcggtgccgctgGTTTCTGGCGAGTTTtttgacgattttttcgtcgtttctcgctatttttccggcatatttctagcagtccttgctgccacgttttcctagtccaaatttcaccgggttttgagttcttttgacatagttttccggttttctctaagaccgttatatgcactcactagcactttgtgtgtgtgtttccacacAATTTTTGGATAGTTTCTACCACCctcgtttactgtttggtatttcattgcttcaataccatgttttccaactctttagttgaagaacgTAATattattgccatgtgatacattcgatgggatcacATTTTGTTCTGATTctatttcttacaatatcctacgtcgtattgtatagaattttTCTCGTGTcgatgactctcttaattgtcattttgtagatgtccctcGGCGTAATCGAATATTtggctgattgcggaaccatcCACACTGTCCTACAGCACAGGCAGTTCTTCACGGAtttagtgttttcgacttcctcggtgactacaatgattggctcgaaatccatcattcaaggaagaggcaccgcttctttcatgttgcctaatggtatgACTCTcaacgtcgtagacgctctttatgcgccgaagtctccccgcaccttgctaagttttaaggacatacgtgccaatggttttcacctcgatacttatgttgagaatggagatgaatatctttgtgttacctctgagaaaacAAGTCAGCGCCgtatcttagagaagatgaagagtctcgggaatggtttgtatcttacatccattcgaatctttgaatcatatgcggttgaacgcaccTTTTGTGATttagactcttatatgctttggcatgcccgtctcgggcaccctggacgtgatatgatgattagaattcttaagaattcacatggtcatctatttttcaagtcccggaagtgattagaggatcacctcactcggcagctccacggtTTTCATGCTGTCGGTggtggcatcccctccttcacaggagcttgtgatgcctcccgtgctttctaatgcctccatggccatttctgatgcccatcgctcgttttgcgaagcttgttctcttgctaaatttcaaagaagtctttcttttgctaaggcttcgaccgagaacattccattcttacaacgtatccaaggtgacatttgtggacctattcaaccagaatgcgaaccttttctatattttatggtattggttgatgcatcgacgcgttggtcacacgtcgctttgctatccacaaggaatgctgcatttgctaagtatttagctgagatcatcaaacttcgggctcaccaccccgactATCCTAttaaatccattcgtttggataatgctggaggattcacctccaaaacctttgatgattattgcatgtctattggaatcgaagttgaacatctcgttcctcatgttcattcacagaacggtctagtagaggctaccatcaagcgtattcagcttgttgctggggcaatggttatggttACTAACCTACCAGTCTCTGCGTCgagatatgcagtgttgcatgcagcgacacttattcgtttcagacccgcggctaaccaagcgtttagtgcgtaccagatggtaactggttacgaacccaatatttcacacttacgcatttttggttgcgccgtctatgtgcctattacgcctccactGCGTATTAAGATGGGTCTTCAGAGAcaattaggtatctatgttggctataatttcccaacgattgtccgctatttAGAACCAACTAccagagatctctttactgcaagatttgtagattaacactttgatgagacatgcttcccgtcgttaagGGGAGAtgagaatgttatcattccaaatgaacgtcaggaattgacgtggtgtgtccccactaagtctcattatgatccccgcactgcttaaagcgagttagaagtgcaacgcattatcgacctccagaaagtcgcggattcgatgcccaacggctttgtagatattgctaaagtgacgagatcaaacatacccgctgcaaatgtaccggcacggttgAATGTCCCaaaatacgggcgtggaagacaagctcctggatCTAGCAATGTTGGCACCACTCTTGACAGTGggacggcggccggcggcaGCACCACTGTACGacgtggtgttgccggcgctccttgtggcgacgatgccgaGATGGCCCAGCaaggagcagcttcggcctcggctcctcaaaggaaaagagggagaccgataaactctaggaTTCAAAGCCTAtaaagaagcgaatgaccaaggcacaacgcgtcatcaatgatgaatcaccatcgtatgaattTGTCtatgattacagctatgtccatgaatcaactcaagtgttaccgtgggacgctatggaaccttgtttgatgcattaatgacgttttcgcttttTCCGTCacacatgagatcatatctgaagacgacgttgaacctcgctctgtagctgaatgcgaacatatagcagattggccgaagtggaaagaagcaatccaggcataacttgactcattagcgaagagagaagtcttcagaaaggttgaattgactccaagagatatCAAAccagttggacataaatgggtcttcgttcgtaagtgtaatgagatgaacgagatcgtgcgttataaggTAAGACTCATGGTGCAAGGATTCTCAtaacgacctggtattgactatgaagagacttattctcctgttatggacatcattaccttccgctaccttattagtctggtagtgtccgaaagactaaacatgcagcttatggatgtggtcacagcttatctctatggggatcttgacgcagagatatacatgaaagctccatagggactacctttacctccatcaagtgcctccagaccacggagtgctcatgcagtcagattgcgTCATTCATTGTACAGGTTGAAGCAATctggaagaatgtggtacaatcggttgccattgatacttggtgagaaggggttataAGAATGGTGAACTATgtccatgcgtgttcatacgaaagacaaattccgggttcgtcatcgttgcggtctatgttaatgacatgaatataatttgtactcttgatgagattgaagagaccgtgtcttatttgaagttggaatttgagatgaaagacctagggatgACGAAATTATGTCTCagccttgagcttgtgaatAGGGCCGACGGCATCTTAGTCCACCAATCGAATTACttgcagaagatgcttcgacgtttcaatatggatctatgcagtccattgtctactctcATGGTCGTCcaaagtctagatatcaagaaggatccattccgtcctaaagaggatgatgaagaagctcttggtcctgaagttccataccttagtgcaattggggcactattgtatcttgctcaatgcactagatcggacatatctttcgcagtgaacttattatcTAGATTTAGCTCTGTGCATatgctacgtcattggaatggaatcaagcatttgtttcggtacttgaaaggttcccttgacatgagattgttctacccctattgcaaagataacaccgccacggtatctccccacaccaccacCGTCGTCAGCCCCGGCCTTGCTGCCGTGCGCCAcagcgacgccgccggccgACATGGCGTGGAGAACGTGCATAGTGCCAAGAGCAgcaaccggtcccgtgcagctccttcccccgatgcaaagactccaaacaacttgttaatTGGTTATGCCaacgcagggtacctctctgaccctcacaaggctcgttctcaaaccggttatgtgttaccattgggaatacggcgatatcttaGAGATCCACGAAGtaaactcttgttgctacttctttgaatcacgcggagatcatcgctctccatgaagcagttaaagaatgtgtttggctacgatcactcgttcgtcatattcgtgattcttgtggattagtctctacaactgatcaacctacgtgcatttatgaagatactgtagcttgcatagagcagacaaagttaggtttaatcaagggagacaacaccaagcatatttcgcctaagttcttctacaatgttcaacaacagaagttcttaaatgttcagatcaatcaagtgagttcagaatcaaATGTTgcagatttgttcaccaagtctttgcctaaatctacttttgtgaaacatatGAAGAGCATTCGCATACGTCATTTATCGGAActctagagtttggtagatttcagggggagtctacatcacatgttaagatctttaagtagttggtgcgttgtgctctttttccctttgatcaagcttttgttttacccaagaggtttttgttttgcttaacaaggcatgcgacacaagggggagtgttccgggagaattactattctaccattgtgtgtgttttagcctaataggttttctgttaggagatagattagcatctccgtaatagattatgactcagaatcctacgagattgtggtttttgtaatgcctatatataggccctcatatcattcaataatacacaattatttcatcttgcATGACAGAACAAATTTTGTGGAAGAAATTATTGAAATTGGTTATTTCAAGGTCAAAATGATTTTTAAAAAAACTCTTGTTTATTacttgataaaaaaaactaccATATTAGAAGGTGTTCATGGTAAAATTGTCTCTCTTTCtttaaatgataaaaatggGCTATTTGTTATTTTCCATTAAATTATACCATCTCTTGCTAAACTTTAATCCATactcatctctctctcaaactAAACCCAAAATAACATAGAGATGTAGCGAGACCAACGATAGCCGATGCATCTATTGTGGACCTCAACGTCTCCTTCTTCTCTGAccccaaaaaagaaaatgaaaaactaTTATTAGTCTTATATGAGTCTTATGGCCCTTAACTAGTCTATGATGTATTTATATCTTCTGAAATTGTGACTAAGAGTGAAACACGTGCCTGAGTTATTTGAGTTTCTTTGATTAATCTTCATATATGGTGCATGTGTTAATGTGTAGTGGATGTAGAAATGAGTTAACATGGTACAGATTTATCAGC
This genomic interval carries:
- the LOC126802513 gene encoding histone deacetylase complex subunit SAP18; amino-acid sequence: MAGVAQQPKRGPRPRFPPVDREKTCPLLLRVFTKAGSHHVAEDFAERGKEPKDEVQIYTWKDATLRELTDLVKEVAPAARRKNATLSFAFVYPDRHGRFTVRVVGQTFSYGNGKLDDGKILAELGFQIGDYLDVATM